Proteins encoded by one window of Labrus bergylta chromosome 2, fLabBer1.1, whole genome shotgun sequence:
- the kmt5ab gene encoding lysine methyltransferase 5Ab yields MAKGKKNVLRNDRKPEDSVENKDRSRTETKENKPANNKDFFGTLQTVPQGLRTQGKPRSPLSDGSSMLIQEGNESDANNPDMTKLKKDVPHDTKSESSESKEQKPEAALHCPGVTETATDQLKQKETPAHVNAKPAADGKVSAAKPRGRPGRKLGAKKTENKAPQNRKVTDYYPIRRSNRKTKAELKSEEHRHIDDLIKNGIEEGMQVKHIEGKGRGIFADKDFKKGEFVVEYHGDLLELEEAKKREAEYALDPQTGCYMYYFQYQAKTYCVDATKETSRLGRLINHSKAGNCQTKLHPIDDTPHLILVASRDVKAEEELLYDYGDRSKSSIIAHPWLKF; encoded by the exons ATGGCAAAAG gaaagaaaaatgtgctGAGAAACGACAGAAAGCCAGAAGACAGTGTTGAAAATAAAGACAGGTCGAGGACggaaacaaaggaaaacaaaccaGCGAATAACAAG GATTTCTTTGGTACATTGCAGACAGTTCCTCAGGGATTAAGGACTCAAGGCAAACCTAGATCCCCACTGAGCGACGGTTCAAGCATGCTGATCCAGGAGGGAAATGAATCCGATGCAAACAATCCTGACATGACCAAGCTGAAAAAAG ACGTCCCTCATGACACAAAATCTGAGAGTAGTGAGTCCAAAGAGCAAAAGCCTGAAGCAGCGCTGCACTGTCCTGGTGTCACAGAAACAGCCACAGATCAGCTTAAGCAGAAAGAGACCCCCGCTCACGTCAACGCCAAACCTGCAGCAGACGGCAAAGTGTCGGCAGCCAAACCTCGGGGCAGACCCGGTCGCAAACTCGGAGCAAAGAA GACGGAGAATAAAGCTCCCCAAAACAGAAAGGTCACAGACTATTATCCCATCAGGCGGAGCAACAGGAAAACTAAAGCAGAGCTGAAG AGTGAAGAACACCGACACATCGATGACCTGATAAAGAACGGCATTGAGGAAGGAATGCAG GTCAAACACATAGAGGGAAAAGGACGAGGCATATTCGCTGACAAGGACTTCAAAAAAGGAGAGTTTGTGGTGGAGTATCACGGAGACCTGCTGGAACTAGAAGAGGCTAAAAAAAGAGAGGCCGAGTACGCTCTGGATCCCCAAACCGGCTGTTACATGTACTACTTCCAGTACCAGGCTAAAACATACTG TGTGGACGCTACAAAAGAAACCAGCCGTCTTGGAAGGCTGATCAACCACAGTAAAGCCGGGAACTGTCAGACGAAGCTTCACCCCATCGATGACACCCCTCATCTGATCCTGGTGGCCTCCAGAGACGTCAAAGCAGAGGAGGAGCTCCTGTATGACTACGGCGACCGGAGTAAATCCTCCATCATAGCTCACCCATGGCTCAAATTCTGA
- the rilpl2 gene encoding RILP-like protein 2: protein MEFGEESSPALAFEKDAFDLTVEDVYDISYVIGRDLLKISNAGEEVSDLQFRIVRVLEMFETLVNKYNLSVEELKMERDNLKSELNRIIKESSSGEATQTVGPNQLVVDLTDPNRPRFTMQELKEVLQERNQLKAQLMVAQEELQMYKSGLLPQGEPAMVEVDLESEEATEKSPKEEKTTIGKLFSFRRK, encoded by the exons ATGGAGTTTGGTGAAGAGTCGTCGCCCGCTCTGGCTTTCGAGAAGGACGCGTTCGACCTCACGGTGGAAGATGTGTATGACATTTCCTACGTTATCGGACGAGATTTGTTAAAAATAAGCAACGCAGGCGAAGAAGTGTCGGATTTACAGTTCAGGATAGTCCGGGTGCTGGAGATGTTCGAGACTTTGGTCAACAAGTACAACTTATctgtggaggagctgaaaatGGAGCGGGACAACTTGAAGAGTGAACTGAACAGGATCATAAAGGAGAGCTCGTCCGGGGAGGCCACG CAAACAGTGGGGCCAAACCAGCTGGTGGTGGACCTGACAGACCCCAACAGACCGCGCTTCACCATGCAGGAGCTGAAGgaggtcctgcaggagaggaaccAGCTGAAGGCCCAGCTCATGGTggcccaggaggagctgcagatgTACAAGAG CGGGCTTCTTCCACAGGGGGAACCAGCCATGGTGGAAGTGGACCTGGAGTCAGAAGAAGCTACAGAGAAAAGTCCGAAAGAGGAGAAGACGACCATCGGCAAACT gttttcattcaggagaaaataa
- the LOC109996522 gene encoding RILP-like protein 1 isoform X2 produces the protein METCVMTALDRPAAELTVPDVYDIAAALGQEFERIIDKFGCESLVGVVPKVVRVLELLETLVSHGAAGQEAEELRRELERLRQERSDRSGQERKHQEELELVEDVWRGEVQDLLSQITQLQAENKKLLVSLSLKESPITEEDLQRHEGMSEKERQMMKKLKDLVDKQRDEIRAKDHELTLKNEDVEALQMQQHRLIRINQDLRHRKGVMEAQGKALIQQRAELEAAAQVRQQELGALQVEVKRLRKELRGWELEREVADIEETSFGRSMLSTSTSPQRTSSAAVPVNSIKPNSVWEECGGDPDFMANSFEHKRSSSPLTESSREEKNYKERNREEDKTAAMLLKASTDPEPEEETDSSEEDSDKPRFTLQELRDVLQERNELKAEVFVLQEELAYYKSEEIEDDVSSWVCPPSPPPFSGSTDQPESGIKRLIFTAIMPMVAAGLIVDDPTLIPIRRLVSFV, from the exons ATGGAGACGTGCGTTATGACGGCGCTGGACAGACCCGCGGCGGAGCTCACTGTCCCGGATGTGTACGACATAGCGGCGGCGCTCGGGCAGGAGTTCGAGCGGATCATAGACAAGTTCGGGTGCGAGTCTCTGGTCGGTGTGGTGCCCAAAGTGGTGCGGGTCCTGGAGCTGCTGGAGACCCTGGTGAGCCACGGGGCCGCGGGGCAGGAGGCCGAGGAGCTGCGGAGGGAGCTGGAGAGGCTGCGGCAGGAGAGGAGCGACCGATCCGGGCAGGAGAGGAAGCaccaggag GAGTTGGAGCTGGTGGAGGATGTGTGGCGAGGAGAAGTCCAGGACCTGCTCTCTCAAATCACTCAGCTTCAGGCGGAGAACAAGAAGCTGTTGGTGAGCCTCTCTCTCAAAGAGTCTCCCATCACAGAGGAAGACCTGCAGAGACACGAGG GAATGTCAGAGAAGGAGAGGCAGATGATGAAAAAGCTGAAAGACTTGGTGGATAAGCAGAGGGATGAAATCCGGGCCAAAGACCACGAGCTGACACTAAAAAACGAGGACGTTGAGGCG CTCCAGATGCAGCAGCATCGTCTGATAAGAATCAACCAGGACCTGCGTCACAGGAAAGGAGTGATGGAGGCTCAGGGGAAGGCTTTGATTCAGCAGCGGGCGGAGCTGGAGGCTGCAGCCCAGGTCAGGCAGCAGGAGCTGGGCGCTCTGCAGGTGGAGGTCAAGAGGTTGAGGAAGGAGCTCCGGGGTTGGGAGCTGGAGAGGGAGGTCGCTGATATAGAAGAAACATCATTCGGCAGATCTATGCTGTCTACATCAACATCTCCACAAAGGACG TCCTCAGCAGCAGTACCAGTAAACTCCATCAAACCGAACTCAGTGTGGGAAGAGTGTGGAGGAGACCCTGACTTCATGGCGAATTCCTTCGAGCATAAAAGGAgttcctctcctctcacagaGTCATcacgagaagaaaaaaactacaaagaacgaaacagagaggaggacaagaCAGCAGCAATGTTACTG AAGGCGTCGACTGATCCAGAGCCAGAGGAGGAGACGGACAGCTCCGAGGAGGATTCCGACAAACCTCGCTTCACCCTGCAGGAGCTGCGTGAcgtcctgcaggagaggaatgAACTCAAGGCTGAAGTGTTCGTGCTGCAGGAAGAGCTAGCTTACTATAAAAG CGAGGAGATCGAGGATGATGTCAGCTCCTGGGTTTGTCCTCCGTCTCCTCCACCTTTCTCCGGGTCCACTGATCAGCCCGAATCAGGAATTAAACGCCT GATCTTCACGGCCATAATGCCCATGGTTGCAGCCGGTTTGATTGTAGACGACCCCACGTTGATACCAATCAGAAGACTCGTTTCCTTTGTATAA
- the LOC109996522 gene encoding RILP-like protein 1 isoform X1, which translates to METCVMTALDRPAAELTVPDVYDIAAALGQEFERIIDKFGCESLVGVVPKVVRVLELLETLVSHGAAGQEAEELRRELERLRQERSDRSGQERKHQEELELVEDVWRGEVQDLLSQITQLQAENKKLLVSLSLKESPITEEDLQRHEGMSEKERQMMKKLKDLVDKQRDEIRAKDHELTLKNEDVEALQMQQHRLIRINQDLRHRKGVMEAQGKALIQQRAELEAAAQVRQQELGALQVEVKRLRKELRGWELEREVADIEETSFGRSMLSTSTSPQRTSSAAVPVNSIKPNSVWEECGGDPDFMANSFEHKRSSSPLTESSREEKNYKERNREEDKTAAMLLQKASTDPEPEEETDSSEEDSDKPRFTLQELRDVLQERNELKAEVFVLQEELAYYKSEEIEDDVSSWVCPPSPPPFSGSTDQPESGIKRLIFTAIMPMVAAGLIVDDPTLIPIRRLVSFV; encoded by the exons ATGGAGACGTGCGTTATGACGGCGCTGGACAGACCCGCGGCGGAGCTCACTGTCCCGGATGTGTACGACATAGCGGCGGCGCTCGGGCAGGAGTTCGAGCGGATCATAGACAAGTTCGGGTGCGAGTCTCTGGTCGGTGTGGTGCCCAAAGTGGTGCGGGTCCTGGAGCTGCTGGAGACCCTGGTGAGCCACGGGGCCGCGGGGCAGGAGGCCGAGGAGCTGCGGAGGGAGCTGGAGAGGCTGCGGCAGGAGAGGAGCGACCGATCCGGGCAGGAGAGGAAGCaccaggag GAGTTGGAGCTGGTGGAGGATGTGTGGCGAGGAGAAGTCCAGGACCTGCTCTCTCAAATCACTCAGCTTCAGGCGGAGAACAAGAAGCTGTTGGTGAGCCTCTCTCTCAAAGAGTCTCCCATCACAGAGGAAGACCTGCAGAGACACGAGG GAATGTCAGAGAAGGAGAGGCAGATGATGAAAAAGCTGAAAGACTTGGTGGATAAGCAGAGGGATGAAATCCGGGCCAAAGACCACGAGCTGACACTAAAAAACGAGGACGTTGAGGCG CTCCAGATGCAGCAGCATCGTCTGATAAGAATCAACCAGGACCTGCGTCACAGGAAAGGAGTGATGGAGGCTCAGGGGAAGGCTTTGATTCAGCAGCGGGCGGAGCTGGAGGCTGCAGCCCAGGTCAGGCAGCAGGAGCTGGGCGCTCTGCAGGTGGAGGTCAAGAGGTTGAGGAAGGAGCTCCGGGGTTGGGAGCTGGAGAGGGAGGTCGCTGATATAGAAGAAACATCATTCGGCAGATCTATGCTGTCTACATCAACATCTCCACAAAGGACG TCCTCAGCAGCAGTACCAGTAAACTCCATCAAACCGAACTCAGTGTGGGAAGAGTGTGGAGGAGACCCTGACTTCATGGCGAATTCCTTCGAGCATAAAAGGAgttcctctcctctcacagaGTCATcacgagaagaaaaaaactacaaagaacgaaacagagaggaggacaagaCAGCAGCAATGTTACTG CAGAAGGCGTCGACTGATCCAGAGCCAGAGGAGGAGACGGACAGCTCCGAGGAGGATTCCGACAAACCTCGCTTCACCCTGCAGGAGCTGCGTGAcgtcctgcaggagaggaatgAACTCAAGGCTGAAGTGTTCGTGCTGCAGGAAGAGCTAGCTTACTATAAAAG CGAGGAGATCGAGGATGATGTCAGCTCCTGGGTTTGTCCTCCGTCTCCTCCACCTTTCTCCGGGTCCACTGATCAGCCCGAATCAGGAATTAAACGCCT GATCTTCACGGCCATAATGCCCATGGTTGCAGCCGGTTTGATTGTAGACGACCCCACGTTGATACCAATCAGAAGACTCGTTTCCTTTGTATAA